The nucleotide window TTCCTGTAACAACATTACCATTACCTACAGATAAAGATAATATTCCAAATGTATTGGTTGTTAAGGTATGTGTCTCTACATATTCTGCAACACCTATAGCAGAAACAGGAATAATACTTAATCTCAAATTTACTGATTGAGATTGTAACACATTACCAGATGCATCACGAATTACAGCCTGATATTGAAAAGACTGAGGTGTCTGAGCAACAGAAGTTAATGTTATAACTGTTGCAAAAATCGAGAACAATATATTTTTCATAATGTTAAAATATTATTTAATTTTTTCAAAATATTTTCAATAAACTAGATTAAAATAATAATCAATATCTAAATTAAATCTGCTATAATAAGTTTTTTACTTCTCTGTCTGATACTTTTTAATTTTCTCGATTTCAGCTTTAAGTTCATTTATTTCTGTAATTTTTAATTTTAAATCTGCATTTTCTTTCTCCAGTATTTCAATTCTTGCATTCAAAGATTTAAAAGCATTAATCTCAGCAACTAAAACAGGATGTATATCAATACCTAAGAAACCTTTATCATTTACAGAAACAGCTTCAGGAAATATTTTCTGAACATCCTGTGCACTAAAACCATAAGCATCTGTTTCAGTTTCCAAAATTCCCATCGCATTATCTTTTTTATATCGATAAACTATAGTTTCTAATTTTAATATTTCAGCTAGTCCTTTTACATATGCACCTTTCACATCTTTTAGCCTGATATCTGATGCAATTGTCCATGTACTTGAAGTAGGCTTTGCAGCTGAATTTAATGATAATTGAAGTTGATATACAGGTGCTGTATTTCCTATTCCAACATTACCATTTTTTAGTATAGTAACTGCATTTGAACGTGCACCTGAGGCAGTACCATTTCCTATAACAAATAACGGGTCAGTAAGTACCCAGCTATCAGCAGTTCCACCTAATAATGAATTCCACTTACCAAATGCAAACGAACAATATGATTGAGCAGAAGTATAACTACCAACTGCATGAGCTTCCTTTCCTGCGGCACTATTATCTAAACCAATTGTCACGGAATTATCACCTAACGCACTATTTGAAAGACCCACAGCTAATGAATATGCACCACTTGCAATATTATAATTTGCTGGCGAGAAAAACGTACCTGGTACTCCAAAACCCAATGCAACTGAACTCATTCCTGTAGAATAAGAAAATCTTCCCATAGCAATTGAACCGACTCCAGAAGCCGATACAGCTGTTCCTAATGCAACACCATACGAATTGGCGCTTGTAACAAAAGTTTGTGTTGGATATCCGCCTAAAAATGGATAACCAAATGCAAAACTATAATCTCCATAGGCTTTTGAATACGCTCCCATTGCAACAGATAAACGACCAGTGGCAGAATCAGCAACTCCAAAAGAAATTGAATTAATTCCATTTGAAACGCATCCTGAACCAAAAGCAAACGAACCAATACCATTAGCTTTGGTAAAAGTCCCTAACAAATTACCTAATGTATCTCTACCGGCTGTGCCAAGTGCATAACTACCTTCAGCGTTAGCAATAGCTTTTGAACCTAATGCATATGAATCAAAATGATTAGCAAATGCAGACTCACCAAAGGCAAATGAATTGGAAGCATTTGCAATAGAATTTTTTCCGATTGCCATAGAATAATTACCACGGGCAATACAATTAAAACCTAAAGCCTGTGACCAATCACCAATAGCTTTAGATTCAGAACCAGATGAAAAAGAGTTTATACCAATACTATCCCTATGTTCTACTAAAACCTTACCAGCAAGAAAAGCCTCTTTTGAAGGATACCATAATATTCTTTGTTGACTTGGATTAATTATTTCATTAGTATCAACGCTAACATTTAAAAAATCTTTATTTCCTAATGCATTTAATCCCATTACTGCAAAACCATCACTTGCAGCATCTTCATTTAAGAATATTCTTGTTTTGTCTGGTGTTACTTTTAAGTAATTATTTGTAAATGCTTTTGCATTATTTCTTCCACTTACAGCAAACCCACCTCTGTTAGATTGGATAACATCATCGTTT belongs to Bacteroidia bacterium and includes:
- a CDS encoding tail fiber domain-containing protein, yielding MKNVIVTFLVFVSFFAWAQIPQSFQYQAVIRDVSGNVLQTQSVGLRLSIIPVSAIGVAEYVETHTLTTNTFGIVSLSVGNGTVVTGNFSTINWGASNHFIKVEADLGSGYIDMGTTQLLSVPYAMYSQSAGNVDTLWNKSGNNIYNANPGNVGVGLNNPSGRMVVQGSSTALATDPLFEVKNSLGQTVFVVYQDSVNVFVNDDVIQSNRGGFAVSGRNNAKAFTNNYLKVTPDKTRIFLNEDAASDGFAVMGLNALGNKDFLNVSVDTNEIINPSQQRILWYPSKEAFLAGKVLVEHRDSIGINSFSSGSESKAIGDWSQALGFNCIARGNYSMAIGKNSIANASNSFAFGESAFANHFDSYALGSKAIANAEGSYALGTAGRDTLGNLLGTFTKANGIGSFAFGSGCVSNGINSISFGVADSATGRLSVAMGAYSKAYGDYSFAFGYPFLGGYPTQTFVTSANSYGVALGTAVSASGVGSIAMGRFSYSTGMSSVALGFGVPGTFFSPANYNIASGAYSLAVGLSNSALGDNSVTIGLDNSAAGKEAHAVGSYTSAQSYCSFAFGKWNSLLGGTADSWVLTDPLFVIGNGTASGARSNAVTILKNGNVGIGNTAPVYQLQLSLNSAAKPTSSTWTIASDIRLKDVKGAYVKGLAEILKLETIVYRYKKDNAMGILETETDAYGFSAQDVQKIFPEAVSVNDKGFLGIDIHPVLVAEINAFKSLNARIEILEKENADLKLKITEINELKAEIEKIKKYQTEK